DNA sequence from the Liolophura sinensis isolate JHLJ2023 chromosome 1, CUHK_Ljap_v2, whole genome shotgun sequence genome:
GTTTTAAATGACGTCGTGGTCTTTGTGCTCTCCTCGAGTTTCCTTACATGTGGTTTCTGGTCCATCTCTGTCGTATTTTCGTCTGTCAACTCTTCAAAATCTTCGCTTTCCATGCTGAAGGAGAAGCTGTCAAGTCGGGAAACAGACTCAGTTagcataaatatataacaagaATTTCTATTGGACGGCTGTTTTGGAATGAACCAATTAGAAGCTTTGTAACATCGAGAATACCATCCACCCGGAAGTAAAACCTATGTGAACCTTCGTGGGCCCTTTTCCGCTAGCTATCCAAGATGGTGGGTTTAGGCTGTGGTTGTCAGTAATAAAATCAAGCGTAATCGTTACACTTTTTACATGTTGTTCAACACACAATggctgttgtgaagaaaacagaaCACGGCCCTTTCAGTTTAACGCAATTTGAGCCTGTTATCTTTGCCGATTGACTGAAATCATAGTGTTGAGTTTATAGATAGATATGTGTTAAACAAGCATGTTGTTAGACATTTATTGTGAAGCCCAAAGTAAAATGGGTTAGATCTGACCTACAGTCTGCACTAAACGCAATATTTTAATAAGCTCTAGAGTTGGTCCGAAATATCCGTTTTCTTAGACGTAATGTTTTCCTGAACGAGAGGACATTCGGACAACTGGTGGCACTTTACTTCAGTGATTCAAAACCAATCTGAACGCGATAAGCAGTTTTGCTTGTTGAACAGAGTAACTGTTAAAGCATCAGCTCTAGGCATACACATATGCACAAACACAACTGCTGTTGCAGTCGAAGGAGCTCTCATCTATTCGAACTCAGGCTTCTCAGCCCGTACGATATTCATTTGTTGTTCTCGACGTACGCTATATCCATAGGAATCTATGCATGTAGGATAAGTTGAGATGCCAGTTAGGAGTTCAAATGCATTAGATCTTTGGGTTGCAATGGGGTAGCGAGACTTGACATGCACTTGATATTGATtaacagaacaaaataaaatgtcacattgACATTTCAGACAGCTACCATTTTGTTAACAGAAATGTTGCCGAATCTTGCAGTGCACACAAGCACCCGGCTCGCGTACTTCATTAAATATCTGTTCATTGGAATTTTACATTGGAAATCATGCCTACATTCGTGGTAACTTATAGAAAAAGCAAAGGGGAAATAGGAAATGTTAATTTGAAATGTTGCTAGTTTATCAGTTGTGAAAAGCAGCTGCGACctcaaacttcaaaggccactgACTGTGACTGATTTGCTAATTTGACCACAGCTGCTCTTTTGTTGGGAGTGTGGTGGCGCTGCACCCTGAAATGCGAATGTGACTTGTAGTACATATGATACTCTGCCTCTACTCCTTGACTATCTAAAATTTCAATGGGTGTGACCCATTTAATCTTGGATGGCCACAATTAGTCAGGGATTACGCTGACGTtaggtttgacaaaattttgtttggccaaggatggccccaaagcAAGTCAGAGTGTGCTTCGTTCAAAAGCCTGATTCATTTAGCTGCCCTTGTCAGATAAATGTATACCGGGTCTGTCAATACAGATGTTCGCTTTGAGCATCAGCTAGgaacctgtacatatatatcactgCAATAACTTCATTTTCAGTAAGATTGGGACaagtaaaattaaatttattccaTCAAtttgatctgtccacttggatTAGTCAAGTTTAAAATTTCCAGCCCGTATTTGATTCTGACCTGTTCTGTCTCCGACAATCCGGCAGTTGTCAATGTTGAACCCTGATAGGTTGGCTAGGGAAAATGCAGAAAGTGTTGTTTAAACTGCTTCACCAGAAAACTCGTAATTAGTTCATTATAGTCTCTTTGACTGCCATTTGTTATCATATGTTGCCGTGTGTGTATACGCGGAGAGGTtctgttttatgattttattgctttgtttttgACAGGGTTACCGAGGGCTGAGGAAGCATATGAAGCGCCTTACGGCGCCCAAACATTGGATGCTGGATAAACTGGGTGGTGTCTTTGTAAGTAACAATAATATTgtgtaaatgtgatgacaaaatatGATTGACGATCTTTAATTATGGTGGATAAGTATGTGTAATTTGTGGTGTTTATGCTTTAAGTTggatggggcctccgtggctcagtcgtaatgacccagaagcctctcaccaatgcagtcgctgtgagttcaagtctagctcatgctggtttcctctccggccgtaagtgggaaggtctgcgagcaaccaggtctttccacccaccataatgctggccacctacgtataagtcaaatattcttgagtacggcgtaaaacgccaattaaatatattaacaccGATATAATTGGTGATGAAATTCTAacaattaaatctgtgtgaggaataGTAATATAGAGAACGGAGAAATCCCAAGTGGAGATATCCTTATACTGTACGTGTATCTGAATGTCTAGTTCTCTCAGTGAGACATATAGAGATTTTAAGAATCCACATacagttgacgcctgaattGCTTACATTTGCACAGCAGTACTTTTTCAGCATGGCACAGcattactttttcaaaaatactttttgtaaTGCTTTCGTTaagaaatcagataaatatttgGCGGTACGGCTTATCGATCCCACAATAAAGCGAGTTTGGTTTATATAGTTCCtccagtgtgtttttttttaaatagttcttCCCGTGTTCATTTCTAATAGTCCAGTGTTTTTTAAATACCGGTAGTTCCCCaagtggttgttttttttttttacaaagttcCTCCGGAGTACAGGGTCGTTGTGATAAACGTAAAAGCATGAAGTCCATACAGAAAAGAATTCGACACTAGAATTCTAGAactaaactaccgggcaaaagaaacgtataaccttgttcagcaccacaagaaagagaaagaaagacagacagtatcaacatgataagcattatattgcaataaaccagtttccaagttctgttcaaaaattcaaagccatatggatattacacttgctgtcaagccgagtaaagaaggcatggggtaaatctgaaaaattacacaaatgcaagtaaagggactcccttaaaaaggtgtacctaatgtcctatcatgtcataagacagatcgttagtagcgtgtttGAGCACCCATTgaatcaattaaagccaaaatacgtctcctcatggaagtcgtcagccgccaatcaaataaatcaataaatataatattggATATCTCCCGTCTCCCGTCCATATCTGAAGCTGATATCCTAGGAAAGTGAAGTTCagacttctgaaaaaaaaaatacacacttaagactttacaAACATAGCTCAGTTTTCTGTCATATACATGGTGACACAAGAATTCTCCTACAGTCATGGACTAATAGCCCTGAATTCATCAGAGAGGAAATTCTGTATTGCATCTGTATACATCCCCACGTACTGTTACGTGTTCACTACGAACCTCGTATGTGTTTAAGAGGACATCACGTGACGGCATTTTCTACACAAGTTATATGTTAAGTTATACGCCCCTCTTTATGGTGTTCAAAATGCgacataatttacatgtttttaaaTAGAAAAGAATATAGgttaaatttatacttttttgcTCTGGCCTAGCCCTTGCAGGCTCAGTCGGCTAAAGTATTACTGTACCTTCTAAATAATTGCAGACACTTGCTAATTGAGACTCACTGGAAGTAAGTGGGTAGATCACAGAAGTCTCCCACGAAGCGCTCACAGCAGGTCGTATTGACATGCCAGCTAGCCCAGCTGGAGTATACGCCTGTAAGGCCAGACTTTCCCGACAACTTGTACACGGCAACTCATGATTTCAGTATACTCATTTTTCAGTATACTCGCTTgtttaagaaaaatgaaagacaaaaacattgATACTGGGACATCAACATAGTGAAAATATCTTTTTGCCATTTCTCTACTCAAAACTTCCACCATGCCGTTTTTCCTAGCAGTGTTTTATAAACTATGCTATCCGATATTTGATGTTAAGTCGATGGTTGTGTGGCGTTATTTACAGGGGAACATTGAACACCCTGTCGCATTAGGTGTTATATCCGCAGGATTGTGTTGAATCGATGATTGTTAGTCTTCCTAccatcttgttttgtttttttgagcCCATGTAAGAATGGAACGTGGATGGTATGCATTTTATTATTGAATTAACAATGTTGCCTTACAGATGTGGATGAAACACCTGAAGCTCGCGTGTCCCGACTTGTAGGTAGACAGGTTCTTTAGTGACCATGTGTCTACTTTGCCGTTAACATTACATTAATCTGATACCTGACTCTCAGTGAGGAGGGAAGAGGACTACACACTTTTTAGATTAATTAAAAAAGATAGTTGTAACATATTACCACAGGTATTTCAAGACAAGTTAGTAGTGCATGtacatccatgtatatatgtcgtTAAATTAGCTAAAACAGGCTTTATACTTTTATTATGGGAGGAAAATCATTTCCAGATGCaaaatcatacatatatgttctgtGTCCTGTGTGGAAAAATGTGATCCCTCTTGCCAATTTGGTGAGGCTCACTGAGGCGACTACCGGTAATCTCCTACTCCCCGCAGAGAGTTTACTACTTAAAACAACATACCTGGCAAGGGACTGTGGTATACAGTTTCTGAAATGCGtttgtaattattgagaaggtatggTGATTGCGTTCTTGCCGTGATGGATCTACCCATATGTATGACCTGTTATTCAAATTCCGATTCTACTTATGTGTGTGCGACTTCAGTTCACGAGGGATTCAGGTACCAGGTGAAAGGCAGTTATTTACTCTGGGTTCTTTGATTTCCTCCAGGTTCTTCGGTTTTATCCAGGttctttggtttcctccaggtttttggtttcctccacctgtaagcCTAGCTGTGGTTGTTGAAGTAAAAACTTTCAAAAGCCTAAAGTACTGAATTAAagcccaatgaaataaattattttgttttggctGTCATATCTTCAATCCTTGATCAGTTTTCCCagagttgaaaaaattctaaaaggCACTTGTGAAGCCACCTTTGTCTGACAAGTGACATTTGTGGACGTTTGTTGCCAAGAGGAAATTCTTCTTTATACGGTCGTTATATACATACTTCATATGTATAGAGCAGACAAAAAGGTTGAAACagttgcttttttttctgtttaatttccATGTATTgagaattttttgtttaactgtATTTGTGGTGTTCCCTTTGCTCATAATTTTTGTAAGTATCACAGATTTTTGCTTTAAAAATGATTACTGAATTATGGCTAAAAAGTTTTAAATCTCCTCTTACATGTGAGTTACCACTTCTGGGATCATAGTCAGCATGCGAGTGATATATTTGAATAATGGAAAATTTGACGATTGTATACCCttaaaaaaacccccaaaaaacaaccCTTGATACTTGATAATCACCGCTTTGATTCTGTTTTTACAGGCCCCTAGAGCAAGCACTGGCCCACACAAGCTGAGGGAGTGCCTTCCCTTGATTGTGTTCCTCCGTAACAGGCTAAAATATGCTCTGACCTACACTGAGGTGAAGAAGATTGTGAAACAGAGACTGATCAAGGTTGACGGCAAGGTCCGCACTGATATGGGATTTCCTGGTGGATTTATGGGTAATTTCTTGTACAGTGACACTATTTAATATTGGAGGTTTCTGGAAAATTTCATGACTATTTTGAGGCCTCAAAAATTCAGGCTGAAGTCAAAAGTGCAATAACTATTTTCATTCGTAAGAAACACGGATACCTTTTATTATGATTGTTTTTACCCAAAAGTTGTTCCcatgttttagtttttttgttggtttgtaTGAATTTCTTCATGTGCATGCTTTACCATTAAGATTAGGTTAACTAAATCTGAATCTACGAGTTGTAGAAATAAGCTGCTTTATGAGAACAGTATCAAAATGGAAAAGAAGTAATCAGCATCTCTCCCTTTAGTGGTAGAAGTCGTctccaagcatacaaacattgatatttttttaattctggCTGGGGGGAGGCGGGGGGAGGGAGGGTAAGCACaccagtgtggcgcaatgatccaggagcctctcacctatgagGTCGCTGTGAAATCAAATCCAGCtaaagctggcttcctctcctgctgcACGTGGGActgtctgccagcaagctgtgaatggttgtgggttttccttttttctctgctcagtttcctcccgctgtaatgctggccagtgttgtatatgtcaaatattcttgagtgcttatcaaatacataaattcttGGCACATTTCGAAGCCATGGTGTCTGTCTGTAGATTTTGTGGTCAAACTTGTGCCAATATCAACTCCTTCCAGACGGTCGCTAAATGTAGTTTACCATACGCATTTGGCATACATACTGAGGGATACAGTTCTAGCTATTTACATGTGGTAATACTTACTATCTAGTTTGCAATGGACATGgtaacattaaatatgaacgTGACAGATCATGATTAAGAGAttaatgaaaatgtgaaaaatcatCCTGTCTGGTGTGATTGGAAAGTTGGAGCTAGAGCAGATGTGACTCGAACAGGGTGTAGCGTGGCCATGTATTATTCTCTTGGGCTATACATATAGTACCCATGCATTAGGTTTGCATTTAATAAGGATTTCACATGTAATATTGCACACACCTTAGTAAACTCAATTTACCATTAAACTCATCAACTACTCTTATGAGACTGTGAATTGTGTCTGATGGTAATGAATCTATTTCAGATGTTATCACCATTGAAAAGACCGCAGAGAACTTCAGATTGATCTACGACGTGAAAGGACGATTCACAGTTcacagaataaaaccagaagagGCAAAGGTAATTGTGActtcttcattcatacattgtGTGAACGTTCAATTTTGAGtatttaattactgtaaatcctCTAAATGTTTACCCTAatatgtgcatttttatatgCACCTGAAAGTTATAAGATGTTATTTTTGGCGTTGAAACTTGCATTTTCCATTAGAATGCCCAGCAAAGTCTAACCATAATCCATAAAAATGGTCTACTTAGGCTCTGGACAAAATTATGGGGAATTTACACCATGTCAGAGTTTCAGTCATCGATGTGAAGAAAACCAGCTTCTGGTTAATCATTTACtatgtgttatgtttttttttttgatctgaAAAGTTGCGAATTTTCTGGAAGGCAAGGCAACGAcacatttactctagctctctaatgcTGAAGGTATTTTCCGAATAATAGTCCAAGCAgaagcctatggcagataaaagttgtggacttcggcaaTGAAGGCCTCAGTGATAAATatagatttcttggaaattggacataatggaagaatatttcttccactgcttgagcTGTTGATTCAGTttggcctactatatcatttacaaggaactctggtgaccctgtttaaatagcccaGCTACAGATGCACAGCCTgtgtattcctggttcaggtcataGCTTTTGGAGGAGGTTGTGTGGGTGACCTTGACCCCTAATAAACATTAGGGGGTCATAAGGTGAATAAGGTTTGAATAAggtgtaaaataaaatgacaacgTCGAGCAAATGGGTGGTGTGAAATGATGTGTGAATCTTGAAAAATTTATCCAGTCATAGGTTTGTGGGACCTGGGCTGTGACGTAGTCTTTACCCATTAACTCTATTAACGACCTCAGGAAacattgaactacatgtaatgcCTAAGAATCGTTAGGAGATTGTATATGACCCGGATACATGTAGCCAAAGGTATTTGGTATACACTGAATTCCTCAAGGCACCACTAAAAGTCAATCAAGTTCTTTATATAACATGCATAagttagagtttttttttttagcatcgagacctgtatgtcttaaaaACAGGGTTAAGTGATGTCCTGCAGAAAGACATGGCTGACACAAATGACTTCATACTTGCAAACATGCATGACTTCACTCCAGCGTAACTGCCTTACTCTTTGTCATATCTGTGAgatttattgtaacataatattatcacatcacatcagggAAATTTTTCGGAAACTGACATGGATGTTTTTCAAGACTCTTCATTTTCAGGTGATAGATGTTATTATTCATGGTAAATCTTTTTTGAACCATGGTGCTACTGTTAACTCTTTTCCATAGgatatcattttaatacttcTGCCTGGTTTCGTGTAGGACTCAGGTAGCACTTCAAATACTTTAAAACTGAACTGATTGGCTTCCCTCAGCATGAAAACTAACACTGTTTTCTTGCCTGTTTATTACAGTACAAGCTGTGTAAAGTTCGGCGTGTTCAGACTGGCCCCAAGGGAGTGCCCCTGCTGTACACCCACGACGGGCGCACCATCCGTTATCCCGACCCTCTGATCAAGGTCAATGACACAGTTCTCCTGGACATTGCCACAAGCAAAATCAAGGACTTCATCAAGTTCGATTCAGGTAAAATCATGATGCCAATTTAACTATCCGATTCTTCAGGTCAACACTAAATTCAGactgtttgcaaggtgtttattcaagccatattctgaaaacattcttcTGATTTGACTCGTacagttgtacattttgtgaggccctgaaactggccaatctgaccaatgtagttctgtcgccaaaattaaattaaaaatgtgcataaattgcactgaaagttgctctgtcttgtgtgaaaaggttggggaATTAGGTTTCTGGGagtaaattttaggtgaaaattATATTgcagattttgtgtaaaaccaaaaaaacttATTTATGGAGGTGTACATGATCTTTTTGACTTCTGTTGCTACGGTTGAGATTTTTAGACTACTACAGTACTTATGCCGGGCATGTAGTAAGGTATCACATAGTAAGGTATAAGGTTTCCTGCACCCAAGGTCATGGTAGACAAGTCCTGTGTCACTGTTTTGGACATTTTGCCCTAAAAATGTGcctttttaaaggcaaataatgaccatgaaatatttttggtgctgaatctGTGACGCATTGGGTATATAAAACCCtcacaatcaggaaaaattAGAAACTTAAGTCGTGGACCAAATTTCTGGTCAGTTGCAGtattaagtatggcataaaacaccagttagtATTTGCTCATGTTGTTACAAGTCTTATGAAAAGGCATCAAAGAAATCATACACTAGATTCGGTGTAATGTAATTCGTTGTCAAATTTATGCAGAAGAGGTTTGTATGGTTTAATTGTTAAGTGCAGTTTGATGGCTGAGCCATTCGGAATCATTTATAGCTAATCTTTCCATGATTCATCATTTTCAGGAAACTTGTGCATGATCACTGGCGGTCATAACTTGGGACGAGTGGGTACTATCACCCACAGAGAGAGGCATCCAGGATCATTTGACATTGTTCATGTCAAGGACAGTCTGGGACACTCATTTGCTACCAGGTAAGTGCAAATGTTTTATTGACAATGAGCTGGTTGTTAGCATGCTAACACAGCACAAAGACcaaggagcctgtcaccaataaGACTGCTGTGAGGTTGTCTGGCTTATGCCAACTTTCTCTCCTGTTGTACGTGTGAAAGCCTGACCACAATTTTTCCCAGACCTGGTTTcgtcctgccataatgctggccacagtcacCATTGACAATAACTTTGCAATATTTACTGTGTACAGAAAAAAAGgaggtggtggggggggggggggggggggttggttTTATCAGGTATAAAATATACTAAACATTCCAGTAtggtcaaataaatatgaattccTTTTGTGTACCCAAGATCTTTGTTGATATAGTGCATACCTAGCATTCCAGTTCCTACAGTTTTTGAAGAGCTAAAAGCTAATGAAGTTCTATCTTCAAAACTAATTGTAAGCTGAGAAATGCATTTGTGCTCCATGTTCCAGGTTTTGAAGAGCTAAGAGGGAGTGAGGGCTTATGTTGGAAACTATTTGTACACCTTAAAAAGAAGGCTGAAAAATGTAATTGTAATCTGTCATATTAAGACGTTTCATAAATCTTTAAATATCTTGATGTTCGGATTTTTTTCCGTCTTCCAGATTGAGCTATGTGTTTGTGATCGGGAAAGGAAGCAAACCGTGGGTGTCCCTGCCCCGTGGTAAGGGAGTCCGGCTGTCTATCGCTGAGGAGAGAGACAGGAGACTGGCAGCCAAACAATCACAGTAAACTTCATGAACTGCTAACATTGCACTGTGAACACCTGTCgtgtaataaagaaaaaaaaatatcaaaaaacagcttgatttgttttgtgttgtattgACTTATCCTTTTTTCTTTGGGTAATTTTTGTGCGAAAAGTATTCTTGAACATATACCTCAGACTGAATTACTAGTTGGCCTCAATTCAGATTTGAATAAGATGCTGTCAGTCAGACCTTGTCCCAAGGAGGCTGCTTGCACTGCACAAATTCAGCTTCCACtggttgtgtgtttgtctgCCTGTGTGGTGGTCGGATGATCGTCGGCAAGTACATGCACAGGCACCTGGCAGAGGGTGGTGATTTTCTCTTCGTTTTGTTTAATTGTACACCCGACTGCAGATTGTGCAATTGCAGGAATAGTTTCACCTAATTTCTCCAGTGTGCGGATGTGATGCCAGTGTACATTGTGATGATCTtgaatgtattacatgtacccCACAGCGGCTTGtaaatggttagagcatccgcgTCGAAaacgggagacccgggatcaaacccagattGGGACATTCaagagactttaaaaatggtacttgttgctgcctagcTGGTGCTCAGTTACGAAGGAAAATAGTACTGGTTAacctagtgtcagtataatgggtgGGCTGtgctgtctggtgtctttggcatgatacttcagtggcgggagcactttggcagcatggactcgccctgtcgcAGAAGACCTCTTCACGTATCTAATCACGACGACTCCTGgtttgactgaaaatttgttaagcacaacgttaaaggagaagaaaatttaaatatcaatcaaatgcCATTGAAAAGCGTATGTATTTCCTCGTAGGTGCATGTCACAAAAAAATTCGAATATGTACcttaagttgataaattataaataaggccagcgccaaaatctgcagTGGGCGACTACATTTTGCCtaaactagtcctgaagtcttcagGAAGTgttaggagaattgccgtcggaaaccgccgtagtgcagttcgtacatttccggtaacactcttcttcccagaaggtagtaaacagtacagttcatttttccgcctgacgatcgggaaaccggaatgttggatgtaggttccgagttcacacgaacaagccggcagtttcagcattggctgagaggcaacctCCACAAGAAATTACAGGGTCTTAATGATGGAGGACGCGATTTATGCTAGccttgctgttttcaggctttacgtgtatggagaggaaaaatcgcaaaattatgcaacaggcaccaccagatacaaaaaaaatgtgctcttttcagccttcgtgtcatttaaaaaaattttcttctcctttaaactcgaaacatgcattcattcatacattcattacatgtatcactacaTATACTATGGAAACTAACAGAATGTTTTGTGTGGTATTTAGTGACCTTCTGCTTGTGAATGAAATGTTGGTTCTCTGAATGCAACACATTCAAAGCTGGCTTTTTCTTATCCAGCTCTTGCAGTTTCGGCTGTTCTACCGCCAATGCGTTTTTCGATGAGATATAACGGTTCCTTAAAGTGCCACTCTGCTCAGAATACAAATTgcgtagaaatattacaataatATGAAAGAAATTCTACGGAGTAAGCTtaacactatgtttcaataggattttgatgaataacactatctaacccatataactgaagattccttaaaaaacaaaatcttaagctgtgtccgtaaaattttcctgatgtgacgtgataatattccctgtatgacgttgaatcaggcagatgtgatgttgagtaaggcatttatgctgggatgacgTCAAGAGCATTTGAAAGGTCAGCGTCATGTGTGGATATATGTCAGcgattgatgacgtcatgtgttcgtgggtgacgtcacaccatgcaaagtggaagggacaaatattttgtttccatacACTGTGACGAAGTGCACAATAttggttttaattcactgcaatattttcacactTTAGGAcagcaattcagactatcccagtctttatcaatttaccttgcttttaagacaaatgttttgacaccaaagtagctctttaagatTGGTTTAATACCTGACGAGATGGTTTTCGTGAGGGTTTTTGAATGTGTGAAGAGATACAGTGGTTTCCTTGGTTTGATACTTGGTTACCtggaaattttgtgaaaacttGGTGAGATACGATCGTTTTCTTGAGGCTGTGAAAACCTGGTGACAGATGGTTTCCTTGAGGTTTTGTGGTATCCTGGTGAGACACAATGGTTTCCATAAGGTTTTGTGAAAACCTGGCTAGACGATGATTTCCAGGAGGTTTTGTGAAAACTTAGCGAGATGAAGGTTTCCTTGAGGttttgtgaaaatctggtgaaataaggtttccttgttttttttttgaatagaTAGATGGTTTCCTTGAGGGGTTTTGAATACCTGGACA
Encoded proteins:
- the LOC135481720 gene encoding small ribosomal subunit protein eS4-like; translated protein: MGYRGLRKHMKRLTAPKHWMLDKLGGVFAPRASTGPHKLRECLPLIVFLRNRLKYALTYTEVKKIVKQRLIKVDGKVRTDMGFPGGFMDVITIEKTAENFRLIYDVKGRFTVHRIKPEEAKYKLCKVRRVQTGPKGVPLLYTHDGRTIRYPDPLIKVNDTVLLDIATSKIKDFIKFDSGNLCMITGGHNLGRVGTITHRERHPGSFDIVHVKDSLGHSFATRLSYVFVIGKGSKPWVSLPRGKGVRLSIAEERDRRLAAKQSQ